The Coleofasciculus sp. FACHB-1120 DNA window CGCTTCGGCATCAAGTTTACCCTGTTCTACTTTGGCGGCGTTGATTCTCCTTTTTGGGACAATGTCAGCCTAAAAGTCGATCGAAAAAAGATGCTTAGCCCTGAAACAGCGGCGAATGCCATTTTGTTCGCACTCACCGCCGATCCGCAAGCGGTGCCGATGGAAATTAATATTCAACCAGAAAGCCACCTGTTTTTCTAAATCGTCATCGCGAACTCAGTACACCACGTATAAAATCTGCTGTTTTTTACTGGCTCTGTGCTACTGTTGCCATCTCCCACTCAGTCCTTGACATAGCCAGGGAAACCCAGATCCTAAAACACTCAGCACTTTATCAAAGGAGGGATTCTTTCTCAAGAATGACCTGTAAATGCCAGGAAGAGGGCAAAATTTACACTCAGGTAGAGCTGCTCAGACTGGATAAACCATGAAAATTGACCACGTTCACTTCTATGTTGAAGATGCCAAAGCGTCGCGCGACTGGTTTGTGCTACTGCTAGGGTTTCAAGCAGTAGCCGCTGGGGTAAGCGACCACACTCGCACAGAAGTGGTCAGAAGCGGCTCAGTCTATTTTTTGCTATCTTCACCCCTGACATCGGCGAGTCCCGTTGCCCAGTTTCTGCACCAACATCCTCCCGGTGTTGCTGACATTGCTTTTAGCGTTTCTGATGTGGAAGCGGTGATGACGAAGGCGGTCAATGGGGGCGCTAAAGTGTTGCAACCCATCCAGGAACAACCGGGTAAGGTCTTGCTGAAGTGGGGCAAGATTGCTGCTTGGGGTTCTTTGAGTCATACCTTGATAGAAAGGCAGCCTAGGTTTGTTGAGCGCCAAAATAGAGGTTTTATTTGCACTTTTCCCCAGCTTGACTGGGATGGCGGAAAAGTCTTATGGGATGAGGATTCCGAGCAGTTAGATGGCAGGGGCAACACCGGCTTCGTGTTTGGCGGCATCGATCATGTTGTGCTGAATGTGGCGGCTGGGGACTTGGATCGGGCAGTTGCTTGGTATGAAAAGACGCTGGCGTTGATACCTCAGCAGTCGTTTGCGATTCAAACCGAGCGTTCGGGACTGCACAGTAAGGTGATGCTTCATCCGGATGGTTGGGTCAAGTTACCGATTAATCAGCCCGCATCTGCAAATTCCCAAATTCAGGAATTTTTGGAGGTGAATCGGGGGCCAGGAGTTCAGCATATTGCTTTGCAAACGCCCAATATTGTGAATGCGATCGCTTATCTCCGTCAACGCGGTCTACCCTTTCTGCAAGTCCCCCGCTCCTACTACACTCAACTACTTCACCGGCAAGGACTTCAGCTATCGGAGGCCGAAATTCAGGAAATTGCGGTGCAACAAATTTTGGTGGATTGGGAGGAAAACTCTCCCGAAGCGTTGCTACTGCAAATCTTCACTCAACCGATTTTTGAACAACCTACTTTCTTCTTTGAGTTAATTGAGCGCCGCTTACAGGCACGGGGTTTTGGGGAAGGCAACTTTCGCGCTCTTTTTGAAGCGATTGAACGAGAGCAGATGAAGCGAGGTAGCCTGTATTGAGGAACCTATCGGCAGGCAGGTAAAAAGGGGGTAATTTGTGATTAATCTTAGTCATATAGATTAACCCCTGCGTCTAAAAATGTTAAGAATTATCAGTGACTTCGACGGCCCAATTATGGACGTTTCGGAGCGATATTACCAAGTTTACCAGTTTTGTTTGGAACAGACGCGGCGGGAAGACCAGTCAGTGCGTCAGATGTCTAAGGAGGAGTTTTGGGCTTTGAAGCGATCGCGCGTCCCAGAACGAAAAATCGGGATGCTTTCCGGTCTTGATGAAGATCAAGCCCAAGCATTTGCAGCACTGCGGCGTCAAACCGTGCATACGATGCCTTATCTAGTTTATGACGCGCTGGCACCCGGAGCCGTTGACGCCCTAGAGAAAATACAGCAAGCAGGCGTCGATTTGGTGGTAATGACCATGCGCCGTCAACGGGAGTTAGATTATGCTTTTGGTCGCTACGACTTAGAGCGATTTTTCCCCCAAAATCGGTGCTACCACCTGGCTAACGACTACGTGAAGACTCGTGACATCGACGACAAACCGCTACTCATGGAACGTGCGATCGCCGAATTGCCTCCCGCTTCTAACGTGTGGATGATCGGCGATACCGAGGCTGATATAATTGCCGCAAAAAACCACGGCGTCAAGGTCATCGGGGTTTTGTGCGGGATACGCGATCGCGAACAACTTAAGCTATACCAGCCAGACGCGATCGTAAACAACCTCGGTGAAGCCGTGGATTTCGTATTGAGTCAGCCGCTGACTGAAGAATTAAACATAAAAAATGAAAAATTAAAAAGTCTCTGATTAACTCTTAATTTTTCATGATTAATTCTTAGCTCTAGCGCAGAAAGCTACTAACCAGCCAGAGAATAATAAACGTCACCACCGTGACGAATTTATCTGGTGTCAATCCGATATTAGAAATTTGCGTCATCAGCACATTATCGAGCAGCGTTCCCAATCCAATCCCCACGAACAACCCCAGCAGCGTCAGCAGGAAAGCGCGACCAAATTTCCGCTCTTTGCGATTGACCAAAAATAAACTTAATCCTGCCCCTAACGCCATATTCAACGGCAGCGTCGAATCATTGGTGC harbors:
- the hppD gene encoding 4-hydroxyphenylpyruvate dioxygenase; the protein is MKIDHVHFYVEDAKASRDWFVLLLGFQAVAAGVSDHTRTEVVRSGSVYFLLSSPLTSASPVAQFLHQHPPGVADIAFSVSDVEAVMTKAVNGGAKVLQPIQEQPGKVLLKWGKIAAWGSLSHTLIERQPRFVERQNRGFICTFPQLDWDGGKVLWDEDSEQLDGRGNTGFVFGGIDHVVLNVAAGDLDRAVAWYEKTLALIPQQSFAIQTERSGLHSKVMLHPDGWVKLPINQPASANSQIQEFLEVNRGPGVQHIALQTPNIVNAIAYLRQRGLPFLQVPRSYYTQLLHRQGLQLSEAEIQEIAVQQILVDWEENSPEALLLQIFTQPIFEQPTFFFELIERRLQARGFGEGNFRALFEAIEREQMKRGSLY
- a CDS encoding HAD family hydrolase → MLRIISDFDGPIMDVSERYYQVYQFCLEQTRREDQSVRQMSKEEFWALKRSRVPERKIGMLSGLDEDQAQAFAALRRQTVHTMPYLVYDALAPGAVDALEKIQQAGVDLVVMTMRRQRELDYAFGRYDLERFFPQNRCYHLANDYVKTRDIDDKPLLMERAIAELPPASNVWMIGDTEADIIAAKNHGVKVIGVLCGIRDREQLKLYQPDAIVNNLGEAVDFVLSQPLTEELNIKNEKLKSL